From the Pyxidicoccus trucidator genome, one window contains:
- the cheB gene encoding chemotaxis-specific protein-glutamate methyltransferase CheB yields MTAPSPIRVLVVDDSAFARKVLRQVLSNAEGLEVVGTARDGLDALEKVAELAPHVLTLDLVMPGLDGLGVLRALASMPGAPRAVVVSSAGEESELAVSALQAGAVELVNKPTALATDRLYELGGALVEAVRTAARAVPHPAPDVPVAAGVPGPVSGLTPGRKLVVVGTSTGGPQALTRLLSALPADFPAPLALALHIPIGYTQAVAKRLNAQCALEVLEAEDGVELRPGRVVLARAGQHLKVERHGTVGLARLDRHPLQMPHHPSVDVLFQSAARVWGADTVGVVLTGMGEDGKAGAQAIRDAGGTVLTETEASCVVYGMPRAVDEAGLATATAPLEDMVPLLLHHLA; encoded by the coding sequence ATGACGGCGCCCTCTCCCATCCGCGTGCTGGTGGTGGACGACTCGGCCTTCGCGCGGAAGGTGCTGCGCCAGGTGCTGTCCAACGCGGAGGGCCTGGAGGTGGTGGGCACCGCGCGCGACGGCCTGGACGCGTTGGAGAAGGTGGCCGAGCTGGCCCCGCACGTGCTCACCCTGGACCTGGTGATGCCGGGGCTGGACGGGCTGGGGGTGCTGCGCGCGCTGGCCTCCATGCCTGGCGCGCCGCGCGCGGTGGTGGTGAGCAGCGCGGGCGAGGAGAGCGAGCTGGCGGTGTCCGCCCTCCAGGCTGGCGCGGTGGAGCTGGTGAACAAGCCCACCGCGCTCGCCACGGACCGGCTCTACGAGCTGGGGGGAGCGCTGGTGGAGGCGGTGCGCACGGCGGCGCGCGCGGTGCCGCACCCGGCTCCGGACGTTCCGGTCGCCGCCGGTGTCCCGGGCCCCGTGAGCGGGCTCACGCCGGGCCGGAAGCTGGTGGTGGTGGGCACCTCCACCGGCGGGCCGCAGGCCCTGACGCGGCTGCTGTCGGCGCTGCCCGCGGACTTTCCCGCGCCGCTGGCGCTCGCGCTGCACATCCCCATCGGTTACACGCAGGCGGTGGCGAAGCGCCTCAACGCCCAGTGCGCGCTGGAGGTGCTAGAGGCGGAGGACGGCGTGGAGCTGCGGCCGGGGCGCGTGGTGCTGGCGCGCGCGGGGCAGCACCTCAAGGTGGAGCGGCACGGCACGGTGGGCCTGGCCCGGCTGGACAGGCACCCGCTGCAGATGCCCCACCACCCCTCGGTGGACGTCCTCTTCCAGAGCGCGGCGCGCGTCTGGGGGGCGGACACGGTGGGCGTGGTGCTCACCGGCATGGGCGAGGATGGCAAGGCCGGCGCGCAGGCCATCCGCGACGCGGGCGGCACCGTCCTCACGGAGACCGAGGCCTCCTGCGTGGTGTACGGCATGCCGCGCGCCGTGGACGAGGCGGGGCTGGCCACCGCCACCGCGCCCCTGGAGGACATGGTGCCGCTGTTGCTGCACCACCTCGCCTGA
- a CDS encoding CheR family methyltransferase: MSSLPMSPQVFAILAALIEQRAGLHYGPEDRDLLADKVAARALDAGFDSLLDYYYFLRYDPAGPEALDSLVDSLLVHETYFFREPLPVSVLVTDVLVPAVRAGRRPRVWCAACSTGEEPLTLAMMLADQGILADVELVASDLSPRALERARTGEHNLRSLRALPPGVEGRWMEVREGRPHVKPELVAAVDWRRVNLVDAAAVAALGAFDAILCRNVLIYFRDDTARRVVELLTRALVPGGQLLVGTSESLMRFGTALSCEERRGAFFYTKAES, translated from the coding sequence ATGTCCTCGCTGCCCATGTCTCCGCAGGTGTTCGCCATCCTCGCCGCGCTGATTGAGCAGCGCGCGGGGCTGCACTACGGCCCGGAGGACCGGGACCTGCTGGCGGACAAGGTGGCCGCGCGCGCCCTGGACGCGGGCTTCGACTCGCTGCTCGACTACTACTACTTCCTCCGTTACGACCCGGCGGGCCCCGAGGCGCTGGACTCGCTGGTGGACTCGCTGCTGGTGCACGAGACGTACTTCTTCCGGGAGCCGCTGCCGGTGTCGGTGCTGGTGACGGACGTGCTGGTGCCCGCGGTGCGGGCCGGCCGGCGGCCCCGCGTGTGGTGCGCGGCGTGCTCCACCGGCGAGGAGCCCCTCACGCTGGCGATGATGCTGGCGGACCAGGGCATCCTGGCCGACGTGGAGCTGGTGGCCAGTGACTTGAGCCCCCGCGCGCTGGAGCGGGCCCGCACCGGGGAGCACAACCTGCGCTCGCTGCGCGCGCTGCCCCCGGGCGTGGAGGGGCGCTGGATGGAGGTGCGCGAGGGGCGCCCGCACGTGAAGCCGGAGCTGGTGGCCGCGGTGGACTGGCGCCGCGTCAACCTGGTGGACGCGGCGGCAGTGGCCGCGCTCGGCGCCTTCGACGCCATCCTCTGCCGCAACGTCCTCATCTACTTCCGGGACGACACCGCGCGGCGGGTGGTGGAGCTGCTCACCCGCGCGCTGGTGCCCGGCGGGCAGCTGCTGGTGGGCACCTCCGAGTCGCTGATGCGCTTCGGCACCGCGCTGAGCTGCGAGGAGCGGCGCGGCGCCTTCTTCTACACGAAAGCTGAATCATGA
- a CDS encoding HEAT repeat domain-containing protein, translating into MTVSSSAHPHPLTLSADDRAQVDAVEQLARRGSASLELLVAGLDAPSWAVRRAVVGALARLGTPAVPPLRDVLSHRRDSEARLAAAVEALVASSGDVEAALEPLAEDPNPAVVCDIAQVLGRRRSRRSVPLLAQLTVHPDDNVAVASIEALGRVGGGAAVDALLAALGSGNFFRIFPAIDVLGRCGDPIVVPALLGLLSDPFYALEATRALGRTGQEAAVPALVGLLRRGNDALVRGAAVALVDIHEAQVQRFGGARAVQAALRGDAEGAVLGRRLSQAITGADSAEKAALSRLLGWVGGQDAAGGLLKLLDGPDPAVARAAASALADLGSDADSQILQALRDGDSARRRVLLPLVGRRAASVPDVMVCLEDRDATVRALAADTLSRIGDPAAVPALFARLVDEDPRVVQSTVGAIQSLGSEGTETLALQAARSPDARLRRAALRIIAYFGYPRGLDVLLQAMRDPDERLRDAAIFGLPFIEDPRAVDALLSAAAHESERTRAAAMRALGQTEKEARITSTLLGGLNDRDPWVRYYACQSLGKLNEEAAADAIVALADDDAGQVRVAVVDALAHMHTEGAMSALRRAASSGDADVRRAALLGLGVARRPDALPVLLEAVASEDAATRLVALSAVAEYDAPETLPALLRAASDRDDSVRSAAVGFLATRAGVPATQSLVTLLGDMTLRERVVSALALPMEGRLPGLLTALEVADELTAPLLVAALARMRRADARAALLQALVSASPAGRRAAAPAVAALGTVEAREALEHASTHDEDADVRRACLLALGR; encoded by the coding sequence GTGACGGTTTCGTCCTCGGCACATCCCCATCCGCTCACCCTGTCGGCGGACGACCGCGCCCAGGTGGACGCGGTGGAGCAGCTCGCCCGCCGCGGCTCCGCCAGCCTGGAGTTGCTGGTGGCGGGACTGGACGCCCCGAGCTGGGCGGTGCGCCGCGCCGTGGTGGGCGCCCTGGCGCGGCTGGGCACGCCGGCCGTGCCGCCGCTGCGCGACGTGCTGAGCCACCGCCGCGACAGCGAGGCGCGCCTGGCCGCCGCCGTGGAGGCGCTGGTGGCTTCCTCGGGCGACGTGGAGGCCGCGCTGGAGCCGCTCGCGGAGGACCCGAACCCGGCCGTCGTCTGCGACATCGCCCAGGTGCTGGGCCGCCGCCGCAGCCGCCGCTCGGTGCCGCTGCTGGCCCAGCTCACCGTCCACCCGGACGACAACGTGGCCGTGGCGTCGATTGAAGCGCTGGGCCGCGTGGGTGGCGGGGCCGCGGTGGACGCGCTGCTGGCGGCGCTGGGCAGCGGCAACTTCTTCCGCATCTTCCCCGCCATCGACGTGCTGGGGCGGTGCGGGGACCCCATCGTCGTGCCGGCGCTGCTGGGCCTCTTGTCGGACCCCTTCTACGCGCTGGAGGCGACGCGCGCCCTGGGCCGCACCGGCCAGGAGGCGGCGGTGCCCGCGCTGGTGGGGCTCTTGCGCCGGGGCAATGACGCGCTGGTGCGCGGGGCCGCGGTGGCGCTGGTGGACATCCACGAGGCGCAGGTGCAGCGCTTCGGCGGCGCGCGCGCCGTGCAGGCCGCGCTGCGGGGAGACGCGGAGGGCGCGGTGCTGGGCCGCCGGCTGTCCCAGGCCATTACCGGCGCGGACTCGGCGGAGAAGGCCGCTCTCTCCCGGCTGCTCGGCTGGGTGGGCGGGCAGGACGCCGCGGGCGGCCTGCTGAAGCTGCTGGACGGGCCGGACCCGGCGGTGGCGCGCGCGGCGGCCAGCGCCCTGGCGGACCTGGGCTCGGACGCGGACTCCCAGATTCTGCAGGCGCTGCGCGACGGCGACAGCGCCCGCCGCCGCGTGCTGCTGCCGCTGGTGGGGCGCAGGGCGGCGTCGGTGCCGGACGTCATGGTGTGCCTGGAGGACAGGGACGCGACGGTGCGCGCGCTGGCGGCGGACACGCTGTCACGCATTGGCGACCCGGCCGCGGTGCCGGCCCTCTTCGCGCGGCTGGTGGACGAGGACCCGCGCGTGGTGCAGTCCACCGTGGGTGCCATCCAGTCGCTGGGCAGCGAGGGGACGGAGACGCTGGCCCTGCAGGCGGCGCGCTCTCCGGACGCGCGCCTGCGCCGCGCGGCGCTGCGCATCATCGCCTACTTCGGCTACCCGCGCGGGTTGGACGTGCTGCTCCAGGCCATGCGAGATCCGGACGAGCGGCTGCGCGACGCGGCGATTTTCGGCCTGCCCTTCATCGAGGACCCGCGCGCGGTGGACGCGCTGCTGTCCGCCGCCGCCCACGAGTCCGAGCGCACGCGCGCCGCCGCCATGCGCGCCCTGGGGCAGACGGAGAAGGAGGCGCGCATCACCTCCACGCTGCTGGGCGGCCTCAACGATAGAGACCCCTGGGTGCGCTACTACGCGTGCCAGTCGCTGGGGAAGCTCAACGAGGAGGCCGCCGCGGACGCGATTGTCGCGCTGGCGGACGACGACGCGGGCCAGGTGCGCGTGGCGGTGGTGGACGCGCTGGCGCACATGCACACGGAAGGGGCCATGTCGGCGCTGCGGCGCGCGGCGTCCAGCGGGGACGCGGACGTGCGCCGCGCGGCGCTGCTGGGCCTGGGCGTGGCCCGCCGCCCGGACGCGCTGCCGGTGCTGCTGGAGGCGGTGGCCTCCGAGGACGCGGCCACGCGCCTCGTCGCCCTGTCCGCGGTGGCCGAGTACGACGCGCCGGAGACGCTGCCCGCGCTGCTGCGCGCCGCCAGCGACCGGGACGACAGCGTGCGCAGCGCGGCGGTGGGCTTCCTCGCCACGCGCGCCGGGGTGCCCGCCACGCAGTCGCTGGTGACGCTGCTGGGGGACATGACGCTGCGCGAGCGGGTGGTGAGCGCGCTGGCGCTGCCCATGGAGGGCCGGCTGCCCGGGCTGCTCACCGCGCTGGAGGTGGCCGACGAGCTGACGGCCCCGCTGCTGGTGGCGGCGCTGGCCCGCATGCGCCGGGCGGACGCGCGCGCCGCGCTCCTGCAGGCGCTGGTGTCCGCCAGCCCCGCCGGCCGCCGCGCCGCGGCCCCGGCCGTGGCGGCGCTGGGCACGGTGGAGGCCCGCGAGGCGCTGGAGCATGCCTCCACGCACGACGAGGACGCCGACGTGCGGCGGGCCTGTCTGCTGGCGCTCGGGCGGTAG
- a CDS encoding methyl-accepting chemotaxis protein, which produces MATDSGNTAVALEDARNLAEGASRSVQESAGLVQAVEALATRLASSGNEQAAGSEQVRAAIESVAAHVEETGLSVHELVRAQRTVSDSARGLQQEAEATAGALQEVNASVSGVRKDAAHLAASSDATAGTLEQVTRSVKGVSAGAEELAASSEELLASMTEMNATVADLVSRNQSSAAATEQVAATAEEMAKGITRLSTDSQAVGERVAQVSNAVVGIGRVLGEVARDATAMASGVEETASTSEELARSVRGVAEHARTLETHAASTASTVEEVAASVEEVAATAEKNAAVVDANAATIEQLARSAQAVAKAAEQINSQAASSATASTQLETSTRRVAQMTEEARATAERVGTTAREGGATVTRSIAGFTRIRQSIVESSGVMKEMGKRAEEIGDIVQTINLIADRTNLLSLNASIEAARAGEHGRGFAVVAEEIRALADRAAAASADVAKIVRGLQTTAREAATATGEGVRAADESAALAGDAERALTTILKGVEDLGQNVREVSRASGEQVQAVQSLALATAKVSEQGRAMTTAAAEQAQAAQSLSQSGTEMRRMARQTTQATADQARALRDAVRSNGQLAEVAQKVSRAVQEQAAAAADLAKGSAQMRQLVQTVSVAVGAQSKDVGAVGGLAQEAATATQRTLLGLAEQAKAATEVTRAMEETRKQVAQSSRGMAEQARALKQGEVASRQVAKLAADVTRATDEQAQALTSLVKGADEVRRVAKGTSRALDEQTEALAALTGSASRQATSVAAMARASTESTTVTEGLAKSVEEMRSRAREIVTTTAQQTRAASATAAEVREVAGRLAQLTRLQGEQAENLARLSGALGGARNTEVGTSRSREQQA; this is translated from the coding sequence ATGGCGACGGACAGCGGTAACACGGCGGTGGCGCTGGAGGACGCGCGCAACCTGGCCGAGGGGGCTTCGCGCAGCGTGCAGGAGAGCGCCGGCCTGGTGCAGGCGGTGGAGGCCCTGGCGACACGGCTGGCGTCCAGCGGCAACGAGCAGGCCGCGGGCTCCGAGCAGGTGCGCGCCGCGATTGAGTCCGTCGCCGCCCACGTGGAGGAGACGGGCCTGTCGGTGCACGAGCTGGTGCGCGCCCAGCGCACGGTGAGCGACTCCGCGCGCGGTCTGCAGCAGGAGGCCGAGGCCACCGCGGGCGCCCTGCAGGAGGTGAATGCCTCCGTGTCCGGCGTGCGCAAGGACGCAGCGCACCTGGCCGCGTCGTCGGACGCCACCGCCGGCACGCTGGAGCAGGTGACGCGCTCGGTGAAGGGCGTGAGCGCCGGCGCGGAGGAGCTGGCCGCCTCCAGCGAGGAGCTGCTGGCCTCCATGACGGAGATGAACGCCACCGTCGCGGACCTCGTCAGCCGCAACCAGTCCAGCGCCGCCGCCACCGAGCAGGTGGCCGCCACCGCCGAGGAGATGGCCAAGGGCATCACCCGCCTGTCCACGGACTCGCAGGCGGTGGGCGAGCGCGTGGCGCAGGTGTCCAACGCCGTGGTGGGCATCGGCCGCGTGCTGGGAGAGGTGGCCCGCGACGCCACCGCCATGGCCTCCGGCGTGGAGGAGACGGCCTCCACCTCCGAGGAGCTGGCGCGCAGCGTGCGCGGCGTGGCCGAGCATGCCCGCACGCTGGAGACGCACGCCGCCTCCACCGCGTCCACCGTGGAGGAGGTGGCCGCCAGCGTGGAGGAGGTGGCCGCCACCGCGGAGAAGAACGCAGCCGTGGTGGACGCCAACGCGGCGACGATTGAGCAGCTGGCCCGCTCCGCCCAGGCCGTGGCCAAGGCCGCCGAGCAGATCAACTCCCAGGCCGCCAGCAGCGCCACCGCCTCCACGCAGCTGGAGACGTCCACGCGCCGGGTGGCGCAGATGACGGAGGAGGCCCGCGCCACCGCCGAGCGCGTGGGCACCACCGCGCGCGAGGGCGGCGCCACGGTGACGCGCTCCATCGCCGGCTTCACGCGCATCCGCCAGTCCATCGTCGAGTCCTCCGGCGTCATGAAGGAGATGGGCAAGCGCGCCGAGGAGATTGGCGACATCGTCCAGACCATCAACCTCATCGCGGACCGCACCAACCTCCTGTCCCTCAACGCCAGCATCGAGGCGGCGCGCGCGGGCGAGCACGGCCGCGGCTTCGCGGTGGTGGCGGAGGAGATTCGCGCCCTGGCGGACCGCGCGGCGGCGGCCAGCGCGGACGTGGCGAAAATCGTCCGCGGCCTGCAGACGACGGCGCGCGAGGCGGCCACCGCCACCGGGGAGGGCGTGCGCGCGGCGGACGAGAGCGCGGCGCTGGCGGGCGACGCGGAGCGGGCGCTGACCACCATCCTCAAGGGCGTGGAGGACCTGGGGCAGAACGTTCGCGAGGTGTCGCGCGCGTCCGGCGAGCAGGTACAGGCGGTGCAGTCCCTCGCCCTGGCCACCGCGAAGGTGAGCGAGCAGGGGCGCGCCATGACCACCGCCGCGGCGGAGCAGGCGCAGGCGGCGCAGTCGCTGTCGCAGAGCGGCACGGAGATGCGGCGCATGGCGCGCCAGACGACGCAGGCCACGGCGGACCAGGCGCGCGCGCTGCGCGACGCGGTGCGCTCCAACGGCCAGCTGGCCGAGGTGGCCCAGAAGGTGTCCCGCGCGGTGCAGGAGCAGGCCGCGGCGGCGGCGGACCTGGCCAAGGGCTCCGCGCAGATGCGCCAGCTGGTGCAGACGGTGAGCGTGGCCGTGGGGGCGCAGAGCAAGGACGTGGGCGCGGTGGGCGGGCTCGCGCAGGAGGCGGCGACCGCCACCCAGCGCACCCTGCTGGGGCTGGCCGAGCAGGCCAAGGCCGCCACGGAGGTGACGCGGGCCATGGAGGAGACGCGCAAGCAGGTGGCCCAGTCCTCGCGTGGCATGGCGGAGCAGGCCCGCGCCCTCAAGCAGGGCGAGGTGGCCAGCCGTCAGGTGGCGAAGCTGGCGGCGGACGTGACGCGTGCCACCGACGAGCAGGCGCAGGCGCTCACCTCGCTGGTGAAGGGCGCGGATGAGGTGCGGCGCGTGGCGAAGGGGACCTCCCGCGCGCTGGACGAGCAGACGGAGGCGCTGGCCGCCCTCACCGGCTCCGCCAGCCGCCAGGCCACCAGCGTGGCGGCCATGGCGCGCGCCAGCACCGAGTCCACCACGGTGACGGAGGGGCTGGCGAAGAGCGTGGAGGAGATGCGCTCCCGCGCCCGGGAAATCGTGACCACCACCGCGCAGCAGACGCGCGCGGCGTCCGCCACCGCCGCCGAGGTGCGCGAGGTGGCCGGACGGCTGGCCCAGCTCACGCGCCTCCAGGGCGAGCAGGCGGAGAACCTTGCACGGCTGAGCGGTGCGCTCGGCGGTGCGCGCAACACCGAAGTGGGGACCTCCCGGTCCCGGGAGCAGCAGGCGTGA
- a CDS encoding chemotaxis protein CheW has translation MSVLHVVFKVDGAEYALPASDVLQMESYTGATPVPGAPSHVAGLVQVRGRVIPVVDARARFGLPPGQRSLDTRVVVGQLGNRIVGLLVDSAREVLKLDPAQVKPPPPLVVEGARGFVKAVAQVGPRLVMLIDFPRVIGEETPNGDGQR, from the coding sequence ATGAGCGTGCTGCACGTGGTGTTCAAGGTGGATGGGGCCGAGTACGCGCTGCCCGCGTCGGACGTGTTGCAGATGGAGAGCTACACGGGCGCAACGCCGGTGCCGGGGGCTCCGTCCCATGTGGCCGGGCTGGTGCAGGTGCGCGGCCGGGTCATCCCCGTGGTGGACGCGCGGGCGCGCTTCGGGCTGCCGCCCGGGCAGCGCTCGCTGGACACCCGGGTGGTGGTGGGCCAGCTCGGCAACCGGATTGTGGGATTGCTAGTGGATAGCGCCCGCGAGGTCCTGAAGCTGGACCCCGCGCAGGTGAAGCCGCCTCCTCCGTTGGTCGTGGAGGGAGCGCGCGGGTTCGTGAAGGCCGTGGCCCAGGTGGGGCCCCGGCTGGTGATGCTCATTGATTTCCCCCGGGTCATCGGGGAGGAGACGCCGAATGGCGACGGACAGCGGTAA
- a CDS encoding chemotaxis protein CheA — translation MTASVDLADFLPAYLAEAEELLGAAQRHLLAVEASVRRGLAHPRAVRELFRALHTIKGLSAMVDVESIVSIAHWMETSLRHADRAGGRLPEASVEPLMEGLREIEHRVRQLASGKPATPVPAGLLERLEALEAAALGTGPAKPAPVTLELDATLAARLSAAEREQLTAGVASGRRAVRLDFVPGAERAASGITINSVREHVAKLGETVKVLPLSGPAAGGGSLTFALLLLTDAPDAALLEAAGGPPASVRSLVSEQAPAPAGAPAMPSEPELESVAARMEDEPEEQRRGGGTLRVEVSRLDEALERLAALVVNRSRLTRAVAELTAAGAPTRELTTILQENGRQLRDMRAAIIRLRMVKVADVLERLPLLVRGLRRSTGKAVRLELEVGDAELDKAVADRLLPALVHLVRNAVDHALESPEERLAVGKPEEGVVRLACHGGASGLLELSVTDDGRGVDATAVAARAGVPVPSTADGLLDVLCRPGFSTRDAANATSGRGMGMDIVRRIAVDQLGGELRLETRLGVGTTFHLRVPLTITLLDALVFECAGLRYAVAVGSVEELIDVDVARLVRPAGASGVTLVERRGSAVPLLALERLLERGRPEGRSGAGAKALIVRQRGEPVAFAVDRLLGQQEIVLRPLEDPLVRVSGVVGATDLGDGQPTLVLDLAALGAARGGAVRRPEPRQGRERAP, via the coding sequence GTGACGGCCTCGGTGGACCTGGCGGACTTCCTGCCAGCGTACCTGGCGGAAGCGGAGGAGCTGCTCGGCGCGGCCCAGCGGCACCTGCTCGCCGTGGAGGCCAGCGTGCGCCGGGGGCTGGCGCACCCGCGCGCCGTGCGCGAGCTGTTCCGCGCGCTCCACACCATCAAGGGCCTGTCCGCCATGGTGGACGTGGAGTCCATCGTCTCCATCGCCCACTGGATGGAGACGTCCCTGCGCCACGCGGACCGCGCCGGGGGACGCCTGCCCGAGGCCAGCGTGGAGCCCCTGATGGAGGGGCTGCGCGAAATTGAGCACCGCGTGCGGCAGCTCGCCTCGGGCAAGCCGGCCACGCCCGTGCCCGCGGGACTGCTGGAGCGGCTGGAGGCGCTGGAGGCCGCCGCCCTGGGGACGGGCCCCGCGAAGCCCGCGCCCGTCACCCTGGAGCTGGACGCGACGCTCGCCGCGCGCCTGTCCGCAGCGGAGCGCGAGCAGCTCACCGCCGGAGTTGCTTCCGGACGGCGCGCGGTGCGGCTGGACTTCGTCCCGGGCGCCGAGCGCGCCGCCAGCGGCATCACCATCAACAGCGTGCGCGAGCACGTGGCGAAGCTGGGCGAGACAGTGAAGGTGCTGCCCCTGTCCGGCCCCGCCGCCGGGGGGGGCTCGCTCACCTTCGCGCTGCTGCTGCTCACCGACGCGCCGGACGCCGCGCTGCTGGAGGCCGCCGGGGGCCCGCCCGCCTCGGTGCGCTCGCTGGTCTCCGAGCAGGCGCCTGCGCCGGCAGGCGCACCGGCCATGCCCTCCGAGCCGGAGCTGGAGTCGGTGGCGGCGCGGATGGAGGACGAGCCCGAGGAGCAGCGCCGGGGCGGCGGCACGCTGCGGGTGGAGGTGTCCCGCCTGGACGAGGCGCTGGAGCGGCTGGCGGCGCTGGTCGTCAACCGCTCGCGACTCACCCGCGCGGTGGCGGAGCTGACGGCCGCCGGGGCCCCCACGCGCGAGCTCACCACCATCCTCCAGGAGAACGGCCGCCAGCTGCGCGACATGCGGGCCGCCATCATCCGCCTGCGCATGGTGAAGGTGGCGGACGTGCTGGAGCGGCTGCCGCTGCTGGTGCGCGGCCTGCGCCGCAGCACCGGCAAGGCGGTGCGGCTGGAGCTGGAGGTGGGCGACGCGGAGCTGGACAAGGCGGTGGCGGACCGGCTGCTGCCCGCGCTGGTGCACCTGGTGCGCAACGCGGTGGACCATGCCCTGGAGTCCCCGGAGGAGCGCCTCGCCGTCGGCAAGCCCGAGGAGGGCGTGGTGCGGCTGGCCTGCCACGGCGGCGCCAGCGGGCTGCTCGAGCTGAGCGTCACCGACGACGGGCGCGGCGTGGATGCCACGGCCGTGGCCGCGAGAGCGGGCGTGCCCGTCCCCTCGACGGCGGACGGGCTGCTGGACGTGCTCTGCCGCCCCGGCTTCTCCACCCGTGACGCCGCCAACGCGACGAGCGGCCGGGGCATGGGCATGGACATCGTCCGCCGCATCGCCGTGGACCAGCTCGGCGGCGAGCTGCGGCTGGAGACGCGCCTGGGCGTGGGCACCACCTTCCACCTGCGCGTGCCCCTCACCATTACACTGCTGGACGCGCTCGTCTTCGAGTGCGCCGGCCTGCGCTACGCGGTGGCGGTGGGCTCGGTGGAGGAGCTCATCGACGTAGACGTGGCCCGGCTGGTGCGGCCCGCGGGCGCCTCCGGCGTGACGTTGGTGGAGCGGCGGGGCAGCGCGGTGCCGCTGCTGGCGCTGGAGCGGCTGCTGGAGCGGGGACGCCCGGAGGGAAGGAGTGGGGCGGGCGCCAAGGCGCTCATCGTGCGCCAGCGCGGTGAGCCGGTGGCCTTCGCGGTGGACCGGCTGCTCGGGCAGCAGGAAATCGTCCTGCGCCCGCTGGAGGACCCGCTGGTGCGCGTGTCTGGAGTCGTGGGGGCCACGGACCTGGGAGACGGCCAGCCCACGCTGGTGTTGGACCTGGCGGCGCTCGGCGCCGCGCGAGGCGGGGCCGTCAGACGCCCGGAGCCCAGGCAGGGAAGGGAGCGCGCGCCATGA
- a CDS encoding response regulator: MPEVLVVDDSKVMRDMVVACLRPYPGLTFTHASSGLEAIERLSLQPYDLLVLDLNMPDIGGIEVVEFVRGQDRLRNLPIIIVTTRGDEASRTRALAVGANRFMTKPFTPDAILTEARGLLEEKRG; this comes from the coding sequence ATGCCAGAGGTGCTCGTCGTCGATGACAGCAAGGTGATGCGCGACATGGTCGTCGCCTGTCTGCGTCCCTATCCCGGGCTCACCTTCACGCATGCCTCGAGCGGGTTGGAGGCCATCGAGCGGCTGTCGCTGCAGCCGTATGATTTGCTCGTCCTGGACCTCAACATGCCGGACATCGGCGGCATCGAGGTGGTGGAGTTCGTCCGCGGCCAGGACCGGCTGCGCAACCTGCCCATCATCATCGTCACCACGCGTGGGGACGAGGCGTCGCGGACCCGCGCGCTGGCGGTGGGCGCCAACCGCTTCATGACCAAGCCCTTCACCCCGGATGCCATCCTGACGGAAGCCCGGGGCCTGCTGGAAGAGAAGCGCGGGTGA